One window from the genome of Motilibacter aurantiacus encodes:
- a CDS encoding amidase yields the protein MKRTLQATTLAVAALSAAVVLVPPGSAGAFTYVTDTAGTAWGIQDAAPPGADTGSIRATQTGTGVLAAYSTLLNGYGGIRVRVDSPTAPRFNGELMRGFGLEQTAKGQFTTTRSVDLGGVRISRDIAIEQAGSYGRWLDTFTNTTHQPLTVEVAFGGQTGYGATGTNASRIVATSDGDTAVTTRDTWTATASGTSATGATTGGPSATVVGRFDRTGNWLRDTFTQPMGTTGHAANFPAYVNTLTLPARTSASLLHYVVVGKPVTAATLAGELAAVSRVAGTLAATPMLAGLSHNQVCTIVNVPAARTSDCRGRDTTRVNQPNDGKAPRLETKSPYDVVDKTIGEMQADMEAGRTTSKEITQAYLDRISAYDEGQFGFNAFTTVASDALKQAAAADQKRRAGAKGALLGIPIAVKDLYDTKDMPTTNGSLTFEGFRPKDDAYQVAQLRKAGAIIIGKASMEEYATSGSYSDSAYGTVWNAFDPSRSALASSGGSAVATATSMAAAALGSQTGDSLYAPASAASLVTLRGTDGMQSDRGVMPLSWLQDYAGAMTRSVPDLADILNAVSGTDPQNPETAEASSHRPADWRSVLQADALEGKRIGYLPSAWVDPYGTTTTIEASKAALAQLKAAGAQIVELPAGPTAPARPSGDVNWEGWARYIAAHPELDTQLGIDSPAEVVCSQKKLPYTRYPTSYCDGRTRMTDAQATAWRNYRAQYQKNIAAWLDTYRLDAVVYPGLLSEISLNDGGGNRSSFGRQDTPSGSSGVPTIAFPAGTDANGAPINLQLLGRAWSDAQLVGMAYAFEHVADGHVAPDTVPALKVRH from the coding sequence ATGAAGCGAACGCTGCAGGCGACGACGTTGGCCGTCGCCGCGCTCTCGGCCGCCGTGGTCCTCGTGCCACCGGGGTCGGCGGGCGCGTTCACCTACGTGACCGACACCGCCGGCACCGCCTGGGGTATCCAGGACGCGGCCCCGCCCGGCGCAGACACCGGCAGCATCCGGGCCACCCAGACCGGCACCGGCGTGCTTGCGGCGTACTCCACCTTGCTCAACGGGTACGGCGGCATCCGAGTCCGGGTCGACTCCCCGACCGCACCCCGCTTCAACGGGGAACTGATGCGCGGGTTCGGGCTGGAGCAGACCGCGAAGGGCCAGTTCACGACCACCCGGTCGGTCGACCTGGGTGGGGTGCGGATCTCCCGCGACATCGCCATCGAGCAGGCGGGCTCCTACGGGCGCTGGCTCGACACGTTCACGAACACCACGCACCAGCCGCTCACGGTCGAGGTCGCCTTCGGCGGGCAGACCGGGTACGGCGCCACCGGCACGAACGCCAGCCGGATCGTGGCGACCTCGGACGGCGACACCGCGGTGACGACGAGGGACACGTGGACCGCCACGGCCAGCGGGACGTCGGCGACCGGCGCCACGACCGGCGGGCCGAGCGCCACGGTGGTCGGAAGGTTCGACCGCACGGGGAACTGGCTGCGCGACACCTTCACCCAGCCGATGGGCACCACGGGCCACGCGGCGAACTTCCCGGCGTACGTCAACACGCTGACGCTCCCGGCCCGCACCAGCGCCTCGCTGCTGCACTACGTCGTCGTCGGCAAGCCGGTCACCGCCGCGACGCTCGCCGGGGAGCTCGCCGCGGTCTCGCGCGTCGCCGGCACCCTTGCGGCCACCCCGATGCTCGCTGGCCTGTCCCACAACCAGGTGTGCACGATCGTCAACGTCCCTGCCGCCCGTACCAGCGATTGTCGGGGACGCGACACCACGCGGGTCAACCAGCCGAACGACGGCAAGGCGCCGAGGCTGGAGACCAAGTCGCCGTACGACGTCGTGGACAAGACGATCGGCGAGATGCAGGCGGACATGGAGGCCGGCCGCACCACGTCGAAGGAGATCACCCAGGCCTACCTCGACCGCATCTCCGCCTACGACGAGGGCCAGTTCGGGTTCAACGCCTTCACCACCGTAGCGAGCGACGCGTTGAAGCAGGCCGCCGCCGCCGACCAGAAGCGGCGCGCCGGTGCCAAGGGCGCGCTGCTCGGCATCCCGATCGCGGTGAAGGACCTCTACGACACCAAGGACATGCCGACCACGAACGGGTCGCTCACCTTCGAGGGGTTCCGCCCGAAGGACGACGCGTACCAGGTGGCGCAGCTGCGCAAGGCCGGGGCGATCATCATCGGCAAGGCGAGCATGGAGGAGTACGCCACCAGCGGCAGCTACTCCGACAGCGCCTACGGCACTGTCTGGAACGCCTTCGACCCCTCCCGCTCGGCACTCGCCTCTTCCGGCGGGTCCGCGGTGGCGACGGCGACGAGCATGGCCGCGGCAGCACTGGGGTCCCAGACCGGTGACTCGCTCTACGCCCCGGCGAGCGCTGCGAGCCTGGTGACCTTGCGCGGCACCGACGGGATGCAGTCCGACCGTGGCGTCATGCCGCTGAGCTGGCTGCAGGACTACGCCGGCGCCATGACCCGCTCGGTGCCGGACCTGGCCGACATTCTCAACGCCGTCTCCGGCACCGACCCGCAGAACCCGGAGACGGCCGAAGCCAGCAGCCACCGGCCGGCGGACTGGCGCTCGGTCCTGCAGGCGGACGCCCTCGAGGGCAAGCGCATCGGCTACCTGCCGTCGGCCTGGGTGGACCCCTACGGCACGACGACGACGATCGAAGCGTCGAAGGCCGCCCTGGCCCAGCTGAAGGCCGCCGGCGCGCAGATCGTCGAGCTGCCCGCGGGGCCGACCGCGCCGGCGCGCCCGAGTGGCGACGTGAACTGGGAGGGCTGGGCCCGTTACATCGCAGCGCACCCCGAGCTGGACACCCAGCTCGGCATCGACTCGCCGGCCGAGGTCGTGTGCTCGCAGAAGAAGCTGCCGTACACCCGCTATCCGACCAGCTACTGCGACGGCAGGACGCGCATGACCGACGCGCAGGCCACCGCCTGGCGCAACTACCGCGCCCAGTACCAGAAGAACATCGCTGCTTGGCTGGACACCTACCGGCTGGACGCCGTCGTCTACCCGGGCCTGCTGTCCGAGATCAGCCTCAACGACGGCGGGGGCAACCGCTCGAGCTTCGGGCGCCAGGACACCCCCTCCGGCAGCTCCGGCGTCCCGACCATCGCGTTCCCCGCCGGCACGGACGCCAACGGCGCCCCGATCAACCTCCAGCTGCTGGGTCGGGCGTGGTCCGACGCTCAATTGGTCGGCATGGCCTACGCCTTCGAGCACGTTGCTGACGGCCACGTCGCCCCCGACACCGTGCCGGCGCTGAAGGTTCGCCACTAG
- a CDS encoding sigma-70 family RNA polymerase sigma factor, with translation MRETSEFDAFYAGTSRRVLGSVYAMTGSVAEAEDAVAEAYARAWQRWPRVRACDSPEAWVRTVASRLAVSSWRKSVNRWRAHAASRPVQEELPGLDPSHVALVDALRRLPEKQRRAVVLHHLVGLPVTEVAAEMGSPDGTVKAWLARGRTALAAHLADDDEPTPTASARAKELPHAR, from the coding sequence ATGCGTGAGACGAGCGAGTTCGACGCGTTCTACGCGGGCACGTCGCGCCGCGTCCTCGGCTCGGTGTACGCGATGACGGGCAGCGTGGCCGAGGCGGAGGACGCGGTCGCCGAGGCGTACGCGCGCGCCTGGCAGCGATGGCCGCGGGTGCGTGCCTGCGACTCGCCCGAGGCGTGGGTACGCACGGTCGCGTCGCGGCTGGCAGTGAGCTCGTGGCGCAAGAGCGTCAACCGCTGGCGGGCCCACGCCGCCAGCAGGCCGGTGCAGGAGGAGCTGCCCGGCCTTGACCCCAGCCATGTGGCCCTGGTCGACGCGCTGCGGCGGCTTCCGGAGAAGCAACGGCGCGCGGTCGTGCTCCACCACCTCGTTGGGCTGCCCGTGACCGAAGTGGCCGCCGAGATGGGTTCCCCGGACGGGACGGTGAAGGCCTGGCTCGCCCGCGGGCGCACGGCCCTCGCGGCCCATCTGGCCGATGACGACGAGCCGACGCCCACCGCCTCGGCCCGCGCAAAGGAGCTGCCCCATGCCCGATGA
- a CDS encoding MFS transporter — MSITATPVTTVPEEPASQGQGRWIQDWRPEDPVFWAEKGERVARRNLLYSILSEHIGFSVWSMWSVLVLFLGPAYGFDAADKFLLTCVPTLVGSVLRLPYTFAVAKFGGRNWTVFSAALLLVPVGLGALVLEPGVSLGTLLLVASVAGVGGGNFASSMANINAFYPERRKGWALGLNAGGGNLGVAAVQLIGLLVLATAGKDHPRVVLAIYVPLIVLAALGAWWKMDNLAQAKNDKRAMRRVCRDPHTWIMSLLYIGTFGSFIGFGFAFGQVLQVQFKADFDTPIKAAYLTFLGPLLGSLIRPVGGLLADRVGGAKVTFVNFIAMAGSAGIVLLASAQQSLPLFLAGFIALFVFSGLGNGSTYKMIPAIFRAKAAAQVMHGADLEAAGDEARRLSSALIGVAGAIGAFGGVLVNLAFRQSFLETGNGNLAYVAFLAFYAVCFAVTWTVYLRPSSHRLVGV, encoded by the coding sequence ATGTCGATCACCGCAACCCCGGTCACCACCGTCCCGGAGGAGCCGGCCTCCCAGGGGCAGGGCCGCTGGATCCAGGACTGGCGGCCCGAGGACCCCGTGTTCTGGGCGGAGAAGGGCGAGCGCGTCGCCCGTCGCAACCTGCTCTACTCGATCCTCTCCGAGCACATCGGCTTCTCCGTCTGGAGCATGTGGTCGGTGCTGGTCCTCTTCCTCGGTCCGGCGTACGGATTCGACGCCGCGGACAAGTTCCTCCTCACCTGCGTTCCCACCTTGGTCGGGTCGGTGCTGCGGCTCCCGTACACCTTCGCGGTCGCTAAGTTCGGCGGCCGCAACTGGACCGTGTTCAGCGCGGCCCTGCTCCTCGTCCCGGTCGGCCTCGGGGCGCTGGTCCTCGAGCCGGGGGTGTCCCTCGGCACCTTGCTCCTGGTCGCGTCGGTCGCCGGCGTCGGCGGCGGCAACTTCGCCTCCTCGATGGCGAACATCAACGCGTTCTACCCGGAGCGCCGCAAGGGCTGGGCGCTCGGCCTCAACGCCGGCGGCGGCAACCTCGGCGTCGCCGCGGTGCAGCTGATCGGGCTGCTCGTGCTGGCGACCGCCGGCAAGGACCACCCGCGCGTGGTGCTCGCCATCTACGTGCCGCTCATCGTCCTCGCGGCCCTCGGCGCCTGGTGGAAGATGGACAACCTCGCCCAGGCGAAGAACGACAAGCGCGCGATGCGCAGGGTGTGCCGCGACCCGCACACCTGGATCATGTCCCTGCTCTACATCGGGACGTTCGGCTCGTTCATCGGCTTCGGGTTCGCGTTCGGCCAGGTGCTGCAGGTGCAGTTCAAGGCCGACTTCGACACCCCGATCAAGGCGGCGTACCTGACCTTCCTCGGCCCGCTGCTCGGCTCGCTCATCCGGCCGGTGGGCGGGCTGCTGGCCGACCGCGTCGGCGGGGCCAAGGTCACCTTCGTCAACTTCATCGCGATGGCCGGCAGCGCAGGCATCGTGCTCCTCGCCTCCGCCCAGCAGTCGCTCCCGCTCTTCCTCGCCGGCTTCATCGCCCTGTTCGTCTTCTCCGGCCTGGGCAACGGGTCGACGTACAAGATGATCCCGGCGATCTTCCGGGCCAAGGCGGCGGCTCAGGTCATGCACGGGGCCGACCTCGAGGCCGCGGGCGACGAGGCGCGCCGGCTCTCCTCCGCCCTGATCGGCGTGGCCGGGGCCATCGGCGCGTTCGGCGGGGTGCTGGTCAACCTCGCGTTCCGCCAGTCGTTCCTGGAGACAGGCAACGGCAACCTGGCGTACGTCGCCTTCCTCGCGTTCTACGCCGTGTGCTTCGCGGTGACGTGGACGGTCTACCTGCGGCCGTCGTCGCACCGGCTCGTCGGGGTCTGA